The genomic interval CGCCCGATCTGCATCTGGGTCACAGCCTGACGCTCAAGAAGCTGCGCGACTTTCAGGACGCGGGCCACACCGTGATTTTCCTGGTGGGTGACTTCACCGCGATGATCGGCGATCCCACCGGACGCTCCGAGACGCGAAAGCCGCTGTCGCGCGATCAGATCGAGCGCAACGCGGAAACCTATCGCGTGCAGGCGTTCAAGATTCTCGATCGCGAACGCACCGAGATCCGCTTCAACAGCGAGTGGATGAATGAATTGGGCGTGCGCCGCCTGATCGAGATTGCGGCGAAGGTGAGCGTCGCCCGTCTATTGGAGCGTGACGACTTCGAGAAGCGGCTCGCGGAGCAGGAGCCTCTGTTCCTGCACGAACTGCTCTATCCCGTGATCCAGGGTTACGATTCGGTCGCGCTGGAAGCGGACCTCGAGATTGGCGGCACCGACCAGAAGTTCAACATGCTGGTTGGCCGCGATCTGCAAAGGCACTTCGGACAGGCACCGCAAGCGGTGATGACGATGCCGCTGCTCGAAGGTCTCGACGGCGTGCGCAAAATGTCCAAGTCATACGGAAACTACGTCGGGCTGACCGACAAGCCCGAGGACATGTACGGCAAGCTGATGTCGGCGCCCGATCAACTGATGGTTCGATACTACGAGTTGCTGACCAAGGCGACGGCGGAAGAGATCGCGGCGGTGAAGTCGGGCGGATTGCATCCGATGGAAGCGAAGAAACGCCTCGCTCATACGATCGTCGCCGAATACCACGGCGCGCGCGCCGCGGATCGCGCCGAGCAATACTTCGAGAGCAAGCACCAGCGCCGGGAAATTCCGGCGAGCGCGCAGGTGTATCGAATCGCCGAGGATCTGTGGATTTGCGAACTGATGAAGCAGCTGCAGTTCACGCCTTCGACCAGCGAGGCGCGGCGCCTGGTGAGCCAGGGCGCGGTGCGGGTGGACGGCCACACGATAACCGACGTGAATTTTCGCTTTGTGCCGGGCGAGCACAAGGTGCTCGAAGTGGGCAAGCGTCGAGTGGCGCGGATCGAGCCCTGACGCAAGGGCAGCGCACTCAGTCTTGCCTGTTCTTCTCAGCCAGAGCCACTGCTTCGCGGAGCTTTTCCATGGTGCGGGCGAGAGCCTTGGTGTACCGCTGCTTGGTCCAGGTCTCCTTGGTCCGCATCTTGAGCCATCCAAGCTTGACCGCGTCGGGCTTGTTGCCCATCTCGCCGGTGGAAACCTCGATGATCGTGCGTTCTTCGAGGTTGAGCGAATCG from Candidatus Binatus sp. carries:
- the tyrS gene encoding tyrosine--tRNA ligase, which encodes MTKRDVKENQAKEQAAALARGSSEVISAAELAAKLALGRPLRIKLGMDPTAPDLHLGHSLTLKKLRDFQDAGHTVIFLVGDFTAMIGDPTGRSETRKPLSRDQIERNAETYRVQAFKILDRERTEIRFNSEWMNELGVRRLIEIAAKVSVARLLERDDFEKRLAEQEPLFLHELLYPVIQGYDSVALEADLEIGGTDQKFNMLVGRDLQRHFGQAPQAVMTMPLLEGLDGVRKMSKSYGNYVGLTDKPEDMYGKLMSAPDQLMVRYYELLTKATAEEIAAVKSGGLHPMEAKKRLAHTIVAEYHGARAADRAEQYFESKHQRREIPASAQVYRIAEDLWICELMKQLQFTPSTSEARRLVSQGAVRVDGHTITDVNFRFVPGEHKVLEVGKRRVARIEP